The DNA region CGTCTGAAGTCGGAGAGCCGAGCCTTTAACCCCGAAGACGACCCACTCTCCGTCGATGTCCGCCGGTCCCGTCCCCGAACTCGAAGCGCGCGCCGAGGCCTGCGCCGAACGGCTTCGCGACGCCGACTCCGTGTTGCTCGCCTCCCACATTGACGCCGACGGATTGACCAGCGCCGCCGTCGCCGCGAGCGCGCTCGAACGCGCCGGCATTCGGTTCGACACCGTCTTCTCGAAGCAACTCGACGCCGACGAGATCGCGTCCATCGCCGCGACGGACCACGAAACAGTGCTGTTCACCGACTTCGGCAGCGGCCAACTCGATATCATCGTCGACCACGAGGCCGCGGGTGATTTCACCCCCGTCGTCGCCGACCACCACCGGCCCGCCGACGCCGAGACCGAGTACCACCTCAACCCGCTGTTGTTCGGCATCGACGGCGCGTCGGAACTCTCCGGGGCGGGAGCGAGTTACGTTCTCGCGCGCGCGCTCGAAACCGACGGAGAGGGAAGCACGAGCGATAACCGCGACTTGGCGGCGCTCGCCGTCGTCGGTGCGGTCGGCGACATGCAGGACTCCGACGGCGCACTCCACGGGGCGAACGAGGGAATCGTCGAGGAGGGCATAGAAGCAGGTGTCCTCGAAGCCAACACCGACCTCACGCTGTACGGCAAGCAGACCCGACCCTTGCCCAAGTTGCTCGAATACGCCAGCGACGTACGGATTCCCGGTATCTCGAACGACCACGCCGGGTCCATCACGTTCCTCGACGACCTCGACTTGGACCTGAAAGCCGACGGCGAGTGGCGTCGATGGGCAGATTTGACCGCCGAAGAGCGACAGACCGTCGCCAGCGCACTCGTCCGCCGCGCCGTCGCCAGCGGCGTGCCCGCCGACCGAATCAACTCGCTCGTCGGTACGGCGTACACGCTCGTCGGCGAGGAGACGGGCACCGAACTCCGCGACGTGAGCGAGTTTTCCACGCTCCTGAACGCGACAGCCAGATACGACCGCGCCGACGTGGGTCTCGCAGTTTGCCTCGGCGACCGAGACGGCGCACTCGACAGAGCCCAGAAACTCCTGCGGAACCACCGCCGAAACCTCTCGGAGGGGCTGCAGTGGGTGAAAACCGAGGGCGTCACCGTCGAGGAAAACGTGCAATGGTTCGACGCCGGAACC from Haloprofundus halobius includes:
- a CDS encoding single-stranded-DNA-specific exonuclease RecJ, yielding MSAGPVPELEARAEACAERLRDADSVLLASHIDADGLTSAAVAASALERAGIRFDTVFSKQLDADEIASIAATDHETVLFTDFGSGQLDIIVDHEAAGDFTPVVADHHRPADAETEYHLNPLLFGIDGASELSGAGASYVLARALETDGEGSTSDNRDLAALAVVGAVGDMQDSDGALHGANEGIVEEGIEAGVLEANTDLTLYGKQTRPLPKLLEYASDVRIPGISNDHAGSITFLDDLDLDLKADGEWRRWADLTAEERQTVASALVRRAVASGVPADRINSLVGTAYTLVGEETGTELRDVSEFSTLLNATARYDRADVGLAVCLGDRDGALDRAQKLLRNHRRNLSEGLQWVKTEGVTVEENVQWFDAGTRIRETIVGIVAGMAVGASGISRSKPIVAFAEKGDAEVKVSARGSHFLTRKGLDLSAAMRGASRAVGGDGGGHNVAAGATIPSGKREAFVAEVDRIVGEQLG